Part of the Vagococcus jeotgali genome, TCCATACTGAGGCTCCTTTAATGAATTTAACTGATTTTTAAAAATTGTAACATATAACCATCATAACTTCATGTTATGATATGCCTTGTAGTTTTTATAAGATAAGTCTTCAGACGTATCTATTTTTTTATATATTATGCTACACTAAGAATAAAAAAAGAGTAGAGGAAGAGGGATTATCATGGAGTATGTTAAAAAATTCTTTGCAATGATAAAATCCTGGTTACAGCGTTTTTGGGTGTGGTTTAAACCACACTGGCAAACTTTTAGAAAACATCAAAAGCATATATGGAAAAAATATCATGTAACAAAAATTTTGGTGTTAGCAGTATTAACACTTGTTTTAGTCATGAGCATGTATTTATTTTATTTAGCTAAAAGTACTAATGTATCAGGATTAAAGGTAGGGCTTGAGCAATCGACGACTATTTATGATAAAGACGGAGATGAGGCAGGGCAATTAAATAAAAATGGTGGTGGGACTTTTGTATCACTAGAAAATATTTCTCCAGCAGTTGTTGATGCTCTAGTATCCACTGAAGATAGGCGTTTTTATGAGCATAGAGGTTATGATGTTAAAGGAATCATGAGGGCAGCTGTCAGAAAAGTTGTGAGGCGTAATAACAGTGGTGGTGGTGGTAGTACTATAACCCAACAGTTAGCGAAAAATGCTTTTTTAACTCAAGATCAAACTTTGACTAGAAAAGCTAGAGAATTATTTTTAGCAATTGAGATTGAAAAAGAGTATTCAAAAGATGAAATCATCGAAATGTATTTGAATAAATCTTACTACGGTAGTGGGGTTTGGGGTATACAAGATGCGTCTAAAAAATATTTTGGAAAAAATGCCAGTGAGTTAACTACAGATGAGGCTGCTGTGTTAGTCGGGGCACTAAAGGGTCCTAGTATTTATAATCCGATAGATTATATGGACAATGCTGTTAATAGAAGGAATACTGTGTTATCAGTAATGGTTGATAATAATAAATTAGATAATGACACAGCTCAAAATCTAATGAGTGGTCCTATTGAACTTTATGATGCCTATACGCCTGATGAGGATACGTATCGTTATCCGTATTATTTTGATGCAGTGATTGCTGAGGCTGTGAAAAAAACAGGGTATACAGATGCAGATATTTCTAATGGTGGATACAAGATTTATACGTCACTTGATCAGTTATACCAACAAGGCATGGATCACGCTTTTTCTGATTCTAGTTTGTTCCCACCTGATGCGTCTGATGGTGAAATTGTTGAGGGGGCTTCTGTTGCAGTTAACCCTAAAACAGGTGGTGTGATGGGGATTGTCGGAGGGCGTGGAGAATATACTTACCGTGGGTGGAATAGAGCGACTGATTCATATCTATCACCAGGTTCTACGATGAAACCACTAGCTGTTTATACACCAGCTCTTGAAGCAGGCTACAAACCAGATGACATGTTAAAAGATGAAAAATTAGATTATTATGATGTTCAAAACTATTCTAGAACCTTTAGTGGGGAATCTAGTATGACAGACTCATTAATCTATAGTTTAAATGCACCAGCAGTTTGGCTTTTAAATGAAATTGGAATTGATAGAGGGTTTAAAAAAGTAGAGCAATTTGGTGTGAAACTTGATGAAAAAGATCGTTACCACGGTCTGGCTTTAGGTGGTTTGACTAAAGGAGCTAGACCAATTGATATGGCTAGTGCCTATACAGTGTTTGCTAATGAAGGTGTTAGACAGGATACGCATTTTATTACAAAAATAGAGGACCCTAATGGTGTAATTATCTATGAAAATCAAAAACCAAAAGGTAAGCGTGTGACTACTCCTGAAGTAGCAGAAGAGATGACTAGCATGCTACAAGGTGTCTATAGTTCAGGTACTGGAGCAAATGCACAACCTTACGGGTATCAAATTGCAGGTAAAACTGGGACAACAGAAAATATCAATACAGATGGGATGTCAAAAGATCAGTGGATGATTGGTTATACGCCTGATGTAGTCGTTTCGACTTGGATTGGTTTTGATAAAAGTGGTCCTGATCATTTCTTGCCTGGCAATGATAGTAGCTATATTTCTAATGTGTTTAGAGAAGAGATGCAAAGTATACTAGCAGCTTCCCCTAATACACCTTTTTCTGTCAATGACGTGACACAAACTGGTGAATATGAGGAAGAAGAGGAAACACCTTCTCAAAACTGGAAAAACCCCTTAAGTGATGTGGGAGATAAAGCTAGTGATGTGGGAGATAAAATTAAAGATGGTGCTAGTACTGTAGGAGATGGGATTAAAAAAGGTGCCGATAAAACGATGGATGCTATGAAAGGTTTTTGGCATAAAGTCACAAGGTAAGTGATAGGTTTTTCATTTGTCTTGTGTTACAATAGTAGGGAATTAAATTTAAAATTTAAAGGAGCATAACCATGTCAAATAATATTTATGATAGCGCAAACCAAATTGAAC contains:
- a CDS encoding PBP1A family penicillin-binding protein; this translates as MEYVKKFFAMIKSWLQRFWVWFKPHWQTFRKHQKHIWKKYHVTKILVLAVLTLVLVMSMYLFYLAKSTNVSGLKVGLEQSTTIYDKDGDEAGQLNKNGGGTFVSLENISPAVVDALVSTEDRRFYEHRGYDVKGIMRAAVRKVVRRNNSGGGGSTITQQLAKNAFLTQDQTLTRKARELFLAIEIEKEYSKDEIIEMYLNKSYYGSGVWGIQDASKKYFGKNASELTTDEAAVLVGALKGPSIYNPIDYMDNAVNRRNTVLSVMVDNNKLDNDTAQNLMSGPIELYDAYTPDEDTYRYPYYFDAVIAEAVKKTGYTDADISNGGYKIYTSLDQLYQQGMDHAFSDSSLFPPDASDGEIVEGASVAVNPKTGGVMGIVGGRGEYTYRGWNRATDSYLSPGSTMKPLAVYTPALEAGYKPDDMLKDEKLDYYDVQNYSRTFSGESSMTDSLIYSLNAPAVWLLNEIGIDRGFKKVEQFGVKLDEKDRYHGLALGGLTKGARPIDMASAYTVFANEGVRQDTHFITKIEDPNGVIIYENQKPKGKRVTTPEVAEEMTSMLQGVYSSGTGANAQPYGYQIAGKTGTTENINTDGMSKDQWMIGYTPDVVVSTWIGFDKSGPDHFLPGNDSSYISNVFREEMQSILAASPNTPFSVNDVTQTGEYEEEEETPSQNWKNPLSDVGDKASDVGDKIKDGASTVGDGIKKGADKTMDAMKGFWHKVTR